TAAGCCAGCGTGGCGAAACACCTCCGGGCGCGTGATCACCTGGCCCAAGCGCTCCAAGCGGTCGAGCAGGAGCGCTGGCGCGAGGCTGCACGCCAGCTTTACAAGGCGGAAAAGGCCTGGCCGGAACCGCCGGATTTCTTGGCACAGACCTGGCGGCGCTGGCGCATCGGGGGACTGCTAGGCCGTTTGGCGCAGGAGCGGGCGAACATCCTCAGCCGGGCGATCGACGCCTGTGAGGAGGAGGCCCAGCCACGCCTCGCGCAACTGGCCACTGACCCCCACGCCTCCGAGTCAGCAGCCGCGCTGGCGAGCGTGGTACGTGATCTCGGCTGCTGCGGCGAGGCCGCCAGGGGAGAGGCGATCAGGCAGCGCGTCGCCGAATGGTCGCGGGCCGCCAAGACTTACCAGAGTGCGGTGCAGCTGGGCGAACTGGCCTTGCGCGGCTTGCGTTTCCGAGATGCCACTGCCGCCTATTCCGCGGCGGTCGAGGCGTTTGCCACCCCCGAGGCCTTGCAGGGCCAGCAGGCGAGTCAGGCGGGCCTCGCGCAGGAAGCGCAGTTCGACCAGCAGCTCGCGCAGGCCCAGCAAGCCCTGCAGCAAGGTCATCCGCTTACGGCCCGGGCCTGGGCGACCTGCGCCCATCACACGCTGGCACGACCGGAGAGCCGGGACCTGCTGAGCCAGGCCAAGCGTCATGAGATGGCCCGTGGCCACCTGCTCGATGCGCTTCGTGCCGGGCAAGCGGGGGCCTGGGCGCGGGCGGAGCGCGCCTTCGGCGCCGCTGAGGCCCTGGTACCAGCAGACACTCGATGGGCTGGTCAGTTGCGCCAGCGGCAAGCCGCGATGGCCATGCGGCGCGGCCTGCCCGAGCGGGCCGTGGAGCATCTTCAAGGGGTGTCAGGGGCAGAGGGTGCCTATGGTTTGGCGCTGGCCCAGCTGGGCCGTTATCTCGAGGCGGGCGAGTACCTGACCGCCGCTGGCGAGTTCGAGCAGGCCGCCTGCGTGCGTGCCCATGCCGCCCGCCGCAGTTGGCAGACCTTCCAGGCGATGACCGAGTGCGTCGCACGCCGGGCCTGGGACGATGCCGAGCAGGTGGCGCTGGCGCACCTGACGATCGAGCCGGATGCCGCGGTGCAGGCGGCTCTAGACGAGACGATTCAACCAGGGCGAAGCCGCCAGGGCTGGGACCAGGCAACGCCTTCGGAACGGGTGGCCCTGAGCCTGGCGGCGTTGCAGTATGCACCCGGTCCGATGCCGCTGCACAACTGGTTCGTGGCCTTGGATGAGGCACGTGGGGGTGATACCGCACATATGGCGGACTGGCTGGTGGCGACGGCTGCGGTGGTGGCCAACCTGGGCCAGTCTCCGGCCTTCGAGGGGCCCCATCGCGCCTGGCTTCCCGCTGACCGGGAGGCCATCCGATGCCAGTTGCGAGAGCGGGTCGAGCAATTGCTGGATGCGGCGCGCGAGACGGCCCCTAACAGCGAACAGGTCTGGCGGGATGTTTGGCGCGTGGAGGTGGGGGCGCTGGGGCTCGCGGACACCGGGCAGCGGTGGCCTCAGCTGGCGGGGCTCAATCTTACGCCCGGGCTGTGGCACAAGCTGGGTACCCCCTCCGAGGCCAAGCTCCCGGAGTGGGGCCACACGCCTGAACAGCGGGCCTTCGCGACCCTCTACTCCAGCTGGGCCGAGCCGATAGGCGCCTGGCTGGCGCGCGACGCCGCGCGCGTCACCTGCTTCAAGGAGCTGCCCACCGCGGGGATCGGGCCTGAAGGGGGCCGGCCCTTTGCCCAAGCGGTGGTGGAGGTCGAATCGGCCTTGGCAAGCCTGGAGGCCGGGGACATGCGGGCGTTGGGCGCGGTGCAGCCCCACCGGGAGCTTATCTTGGCTCATTCCCCCTGGCGCGAGGCCGTCGATCGCCTGGCTGAGCAGCTGGCCCGGCAACGGGAGGAAGAGTTCGACAGTGACAGCTTCAGCCAGATGGTACTCGCCTGGCGGGCGCTCACGGGAGCTCCTGCCGCCACCGATTGGTGTGTGCGGCATGCCGTGAGCAACCTTGCCAGGCGCCTGGACGCCGATCAGATTTCCGAAAGCGAGGGCCTTCGGCAGGCCGAGGACCTGTTGAAGGAATATCCGGGTCACGCGCTGGCTGTGGACCTGAAACGCCGAATCTCGGACAGCCTGATAGCCGAGCGGATTGAAGCGGCCATGCGACGGAATGATTTCGCCGGTGCCGTGTCCATGGCCGTGCGTGAGGGCAGCCCCAGTCTGCGGGCCCGCATCGCGGACGTGTTTTTAAGCATCTTGCAAGACAACATGCGCGGCATGAATCCATATCAGCTGCGCCAGTGGGTGGGCTGGTTATGCGAATTACAGCCCGACAACCCCATCTACCGAGAACTCCAGCGCAAGGTGCGCTGAACAGGAGACTGGCCGTGAACCCTTACACCATCCTGGACATCCCCCCTGGGGCCGACAACGCCACCGTGGCCAAGGCCATGGCGAGTGCGATGAAGGCCCGTCGCTATCCCGCCCATATCCTGGCGGATGCTCAGCGTACGCTTCTCTCAAGCGAACGTCGGCTGCTGGCTGATTTCCTGCTGCCGGTGCTGCCCGCTCCCCGTCGTCTGGCCATCCCGGTGGAACCACCCTTGCCGCCGACGCTGCCGGCCTGGCCTCACGAGAATCTGGATGAGCTGGTGCGCGCCACCGAGGCCGCCATCGCGCGGGATCTGGCCCTCTCCCAGGCAGTTCCCGGTGGAGCCTCCCTCAGCTCGTTCGAGGTCACCCCGTGAATTCACGTGCCATCGACGCCACCACCTATGACGTACTCTTGGCCTCGGTTGCATCTCTGATCAAGGCCCGTGTGGCCGGTGAGCAGGCCTTGCGGGAGGCGCATAAGTCAGCCGGTGAAAGCCTGGCTGCCTTTTGTCTGGAACTCTTGGCCGTGCTCGACATGCTCGACGCCCAGCTGACCTTCCTGGCTGCTCAACCGCGAGAAGCCCCCTGGCCGCGCTTGGAACGCAACCTGAGCGTGAGCCGCAACAAACTCGCGGCGGCGCTGGCGGCCCGGGGAGTGACGCCGATCGACGTGACGCTCGGTGAGAGTCCAGATTATCGTGTGTGTGTGGCAGTGGAACGACGCGCTGGGGGCAGCGAAGCCGGGGAACGGGTGGCCGAGGTTCTGCGCAGCGGTTGGGCGATCGGGGCGGACGTGCTGCGCGCGGCGGAAGTGGCGATCGCCGTGGGCGACGGTGGATAGTGGCGCGCTTTTTGCAAATTAATATCAAATTTCGACGTTTAGAAATGGATAGGATGGGGCCCGACACGCGCGAGCGGGCCCCGGGGCCCGGAGCAGAAAGCGGTCCACAGGATGAAGATCATCACCCCGCCTGCCTTCACCAACGGTCTCCGAGTGCCGCTTGCTCCCGAGGCCAGCCCAGCCCACTTCAACAACTTAATGGCCTTGCGTCGTTCGCTCATCTGGCTGGCCCTCGGCGTCTGTCTGGAGCAGGCCCTCAGCGTGGGCGTCCTCGTCTGCGACGCCCTGAGCCGCCTTGGCCTCACGCTGCTGGCCTGGGGCCTCATCGCCAAGGGGGCCTGGGGGACCTTTTTCGGCTCGTTTGAGACGTTGCTTTTCGCCTGGTCCGAACGAGACAAAGCCCGCCATGCTGCCGAACTTACCTCCGAGTCGTTGAGGGTGACAGCCGGTTCGCGGGTCCACGCCGCCTTGGCCCGCTTGCCCCGACGCGATTTGCTGGGGCGTTACTGCCCGTGGACCCCTGTGGGGCGCAGCGAGGCGCTGCTGGAAGGCGCCTTGATCAAGGCCGGCTTCTGCATTGCGCGCGATCTGCAACCCGGTCGGGGTGTCATCATTCCTCAGTACGAGCTGTTGGAGCTGGGCTGGGGCGATTGGGGCGGCAAACAAACCGGTGCCAAAAATTACGTCGCGGATTTTGCCTACATCCATCCGGGCCTCAACCTGCATCTCGACATCGAAATCGATGAAATGGACAAAGGGGAACGGGGGCGCCGGCGCGACCAGGTCTTTCTGGAGCGTGGCTGGCTGGTGGTGCGGGTGACCGAGGCGGAGGTGTCGCTCGACAGCATCGGCGTGGCGCGCGTGCTGCGTGAGTTGGTCGCGGCGATTGAAGCCGACAACGCAGCGGCGGTCGAACGCTTGCTCGCCCGGGCGGCCTAACCAGGCAACCAGCGCAGGAGTTGCCGCAGGGCCGCGCGCACCCCCGCCCGCCGAAGCTCAGAAGTGGCCACCCAGCTGGCGATGGGGGGGCTCACGCGGTAGTAAAAGCGAACGAACAGGCGACCCGCCGCGTGGTGGGCCAGCACCTCGTCACGCCAGCGTCGCAAACGCTGCACCTCCCGCATCTCGGAGCAGCCGTAAGCGGCCGTGGCAATGAAACACCCGCTGTCGGCAGGCTTAGCCGCTGGGGCAGGCGCAGGCACGCCCGGGGCAGGGGCCGACGGGCGCTTGGCGTTGCTCGTTTTGGCCGGCTGCGAGGGCGTTCCGAAGTGGATCTGGGCGTTAGGACTCTCCGGCCCTCTCAGGTTCGCAAGGGAGGCCTTTGTCCCAAATGTGATGGCTTCATTGAGGCCCGCGCGCGGGGCTTGCCCCGACGAGGAACGCGGGGCGTTGGTCTCGCCGCGTTCACGCATCTTGTCGGCATCACCGGGACCTTGTTTCCAGCGCCAGAACGGGGAGCGCTCCCCCTGACCCGGCGCCAGCAAGCCGTCCTTGAGTTGCTGGGCTTCGGTCTCCCCGCCGGCCAGCACCCGCAGTTGGGCTGGGTGTTCCAGCACGATTTGGGGCGTGTCTTGATAGCGCTGGGCGAGGCCGGTCACGGTGACCCACTTACCCACGAGGGCCTGCGGGTCACAGTCGAGGTGCTCCAGTCCCTCCGACCACATCACCAGACGAAACACCGGACCCCGGCGCCAGTTGCCGAAGGTGATGAAGATGTAGGGGCGCGACTCTCGCGTGCGAGTCAACTTCTGCGAGACCTCGACCACCAGACCGAACAGCTCGATGGTGCGGCCCTCGCGTGCCAACAGGGCCGCTACGTCCGTCGCCCAGATGCCTTCATATTGGCGCGCATAACGTGATACCTGGAGCTGGATGGTCTCGTTGGAAATCTGACCCGCCAGAAATTCCGGCAGCGTGGGTAGCTTGTCGATTGGCAGCTTGCATACGCGCACCACGTCTTTCAGACAGGGCTCCTGCCTGGCCAGTGCCTGAAATTCGCGCAGAGCCGGGGAGGCGTCCGGATGGATGAAATCCGCCGCCGAGAGCACCAGGTTTTCGCCCGTGTTGAAGCGCCAGAGGTTCTGATCGCAGGCCAGGGCCAACAGCGAGGTGTAGATGATGATCGCTGAGAAGCGATCCATCTCGGGGCCGAAGTGCGCACCGTCCCGTTGCGGGTGCTGGTAGTTGACGTGCCCTCGCTCGCTTCCATTGCCGCGCGCCATCCCGGGTACGAACATGCCGTCGTAGTCGATCAAACGAAGGGTGTCGTCGACCACCATGATGTTGCCGTGTTGCAGGTCGCCATGGGCTGCTCCCAGCTGGCCGAGGGCCTCGACCGCCTGCCGGAAGTCTTCGGCTAGCCTCCGCAGG
The DNA window shown above is from Candidatus Sericytochromatia bacterium and carries:
- the grpE gene encoding nucleotide exchange factor GrpE, with product MNSRAIDATTYDVLLASVASLIKARVAGEQALREAHKSAGESLAAFCLELLAVLDMLDAQLTFLAAQPREAPWPRLERNLSVSRNKLAAALAARGVTPIDVTLGESPDYRVCVAVERRAGGSEAGERVAEVLRSGWAIGADVLRAAEVAIAVGDGG
- a CDS encoding CFI-box-CTERM domain-containing protein produces the protein MTFHLQAKGQPGGDWAVRCFHAEVPGGQQRNEAISHFLRMARSAYFEGFDYQPRGIRVNGQHYPIVKMGWLKGKTLGLHVDGLVGNAAALRRLAEDFRQAVEALGQLGAAHGDLQHGNIMVVDDTLRLIDYDGMFVPGMARGNGSERGHVNYQHPQRDGAHFGPEMDRFSAIIIYTSLLALACDQNLWRFNTGENLVLSAADFIHPDASPALREFQALARQEPCLKDVVRVCKLPIDKLPTLPEFLAGQISNETIQLQVSRYARQYEGIWATDVAALLAREGRTIELFGLVVEVSQKLTRTRESRPYIFITFGNWRRGPVFRLVMWSEGLEHLDCDPQALVGKWVTVTGLAQRYQDTPQIVLEHPAQLRVLAGGETEAQQLKDGLLAPGQGERSPFWRWKQGPGDADKMRERGETNAPRSSSGQAPRAGLNEAITFGTKASLANLRGPESPNAQIHFGTPSQPAKTSNAKRPSAPAPGVPAPAPAAKPADSGCFIATAAYGCSEMREVQRLRRWRDEVLAHHAAGRLFVRFYYRVSPPIASWVATSELRRAGVRAALRQLLRWLPG